The Ramlibacter pinisoli genome segment GTGGATGGTCACGCCGTCCGGCGCCACGCGCCAGAACTCAGGCTCGTTGACCGTGTTGGTGGACGGCACGATCAGGCCGATCCTGGCCTTCCAGCCGTAGGGGCTGTACATCGCGGTGGTCTTCATGGGGTACTCCTTCTGGTGAAACGGGTCAGCGGCCAGCGGACTCCTTCAGCTGCTTTGCGGCATTGCTGAAGGTGTTGAACAAGGCGGCGGCGTCGTTGGCATACGGCATCCAGCAGATGCCACGCTGGATCCACTTGGCGGCAGAGGCCGGGTCCTGGGCGCTGAACCCCCAGGGCACGCCGTTGCTGTCGCAGGTGGCGATGACGTGCTCGATGGCCGCCACCATGCTGGGGTGCTGCAGGTCGCCCGGCACGCCCAGGTCCTGCGACAGGTCGTCCGGGCCGACCATCACGGCACTGAGGCCAGGCACGCGGCAGATGGCATCCAGGTTGTCCAGCCCACCCTGCGACTCGATCATCGCGACGGTCACGGTCTCCTGGTTCAATTCCGCGATCTGCTCCAGCGGTCTGGTGAGCCGCTCGTAGTCGGTGTGCGGGCCGCGCAGGTTGAGGATGCGCTTGCCGCGCGGGTAGAACTTGGTCGCCTGCAGGATCGACTCCAGCTGCTCAGCCGAATCGATGTTGGGCAGCAGCAGGCCCATGGCGCCGGCGTCCAGCGGCCGCGTGTAGTCGTGCGGAGCCAGGCCCGCGGGGCGCACGATGGGCACGATGCCGGCTTCCCGCGCCACCAGGCACAGCGTGCCCACTTCGGCGATGGTGAAGTCGCTGTGCTCCATCTCGATGATCACGAAGTCCAGGCCGGCCACCGCCAGCAGCTTCATGAAGCGCGGGTGGTGCACCACGGTGGCCCAGGTGCCGAAGGCCGGCTTGCGCGCGGCCCAGAGTGCGTTGAGGGGGTTCTTGCGCATCGCGGAGTCCTCAGGCGAAGGACATGCGGGAGAACTTGGCCGCGGCGTCGCTCATGTAGCTGACCGTGGCGTCCCAGACCTGCTGGCCCTGCGCGGCGGTGGCGCCGGTGGGGTCTCCCTGCGTGCCGATGGGCGCGTAGTCGCTGATGTCGCTGAACACCGAGAAACTGGACTTGCCCAGGCTGACCTTGCCGCTGGACACGGTCTTGACGCCGTCGACGAAGGGCCGCAGCGACTCCGTGGCCTTGACGCGGTCCATGAACACGAGTTCCGGGCACTTGGCCAGCGCCACCGACGTGACCATCTCCGACGCATGGCCAGAGGGGGCATTGGTGGTGGCGAACTTCGCGCCGCCGACATCCCGCATCACCGTGAACACGTCGATGGTGCCGCCGATCGCGTCGTACTTGCGCCGCAGCGAGCGCGACACGCTCTCGATCGGGCCCAGCGACCCGGCATGGATATTGACGAAGAAGAAGTGGCGGAAGCCCTGCCCGGCCAGTGCGTCGCTCATCTCGCCGAGGTAGCGCTCCAGCGTCTCCATGGACACCGACAGCGTGCCGGGAAAGTCCAGGAACATGGCCGAGTAGTTCACCGGCACGATGGGCGTGACCGCCAGGCCGGTGCGCTCGCCCACTTCCGTGGCGATCATCTCGCAGATGCGCAGCTCGGTGCCGGTCGCCAGGTGGGCCCCGTACTGCTCGGTGGCGCCCACCGGGATCAGGACGGTGTCGTTGTTCTTGAGGTAGTTGCGCAGGTCGGAGTAGGTGGAGTGGTCGGTTCTCATGCGGGGTCGTTCGTCTGTTGGGTGGAGGGATGGGAATGGAGGAAGGTCACTGGTTCCAGGGCTTGACCTTCCACAGGTCGCGCAGGCTCGCGTCGAGCTGTTGCAGGCTCTTCATGTAGTCCTTGGGAGCCAGGTAGCGGATCGGCAGGTAGCTCTTGGCGGCGCGCTCGCGGAACGTGGCGTCGTCGGCGCAGGCCTTGATGGCGGTGGACAGCCTCGCGGTCACGTCGGCCGGCATGCCCTTGGGGCCGGCGAAGCCGCGCATCGAACCAGCCCGGATGTCGTAGCCCGCTTCCTTGAAGGTGGGCAACTCGGGCGCCACCGGCGAGCGGGCATCGCTCATCACGCCCAGGATGCGCCATGGCGCACCGGCGCGGAACACCACGGCCTCGTCGACGTTGGCCATGGTGCTTTCGATCACCTTTCCCAGCAGCGCGGTGCGCGCGGGCGCGGCGCCCTGGAAAGGGATGGGCGACAGCTCGACGCCGGCCGACTTCTCCAGCAGCAGCATCGAGATGTGGCCCGCGGAACCCACGCCTTGCGTGCCGACCGACACCTTGCCAGGCGCGGCCTTGGCGGCTTTCACCAGGTCGGGGATGGTGCGGATGGCACTGTCCGCGTGCACGCTGATGGTGCCGGGCGCCTCGGCCACGTTGCCGAGGAACTCGAAACTGTCGAGCGACCACTTGGTGGACCGCTCGATGGGGATGCTGACCACGCCAGGCGTGTTGACGATGCCCAGCGTGTATCCATCGGGCGCGGACTGTGCGAGGGCGGACAGGCCGATGTCTCCGGACGCCCCGGGCTTGTTGACCACCACGATCGAGGCCCCCTTGATCTGGGATTCCATGCAAGTGGCGACGGTGCGGGCGGTGATGTCGGTGCCGGCCCCGGCGCTGAACGGGACGATCATGGTGATCGGCCGTTCTGGCCAGGCGGCGGTGGCGGTG includes the following:
- a CDS encoding HpcH/HpaI aldolase family protein; its protein translation is MRKNPLNALWAARKPAFGTWATVVHHPRFMKLLAVAGLDFVIIEMEHSDFTIAEVGTLCLVAREAGIVPIVRPAGLAPHDYTRPLDAGAMGLLLPNIDSAEQLESILQATKFYPRGKRILNLRGPHTDYERLTRPLEQIAELNQETVTVAMIESQGGLDNLDAICRVPGLSAVMVGPDDLSQDLGVPGDLQHPSMVAAIEHVIATCDSNGVPWGFSAQDPASAAKWIQRGICWMPYANDAAALFNTFSNAAKQLKESAGR
- a CDS encoding creatininase family protein is translated as MRTDHSTYSDLRNYLKNNDTVLIPVGATEQYGAHLATGTELRICEMIATEVGERTGLAVTPIVPVNYSAMFLDFPGTLSVSMETLERYLGEMSDALAGQGFRHFFFVNIHAGSLGPIESVSRSLRRKYDAIGGTIDVFTVMRDVGGAKFATTNAPSGHASEMVTSVALAKCPELVFMDRVKATESLRPFVDGVKTVSSGKVSLGKSSFSVFSDISDYAPIGTQGDPTGATAAQGQQVWDATVSYMSDAAAKFSRMSFA
- a CDS encoding tripartite tricarboxylate transporter substrate binding protein, whose product is MNTCARTLSVSVFASGLLAAGTATATAAWPERPITMIVPFSAGAGTDITARTVATCMESQIKGASIVVVNKPGASGDIGLSALAQSAPDGYTLGIVNTPGVVSIPIERSTKWSLDSFEFLGNVAEAPGTISVHADSAIRTIPDLVKAAKAAPGKVSVGTQGVGSAGHISMLLLEKSAGVELSPIPFQGAAPARTALLGKVIESTMANVDEAVVFRAGAPWRILGVMSDARSPVAPELPTFKEAGYDIRAGSMRGFAGPKGMPADVTARLSTAIKACADDATFRERAAKSYLPIRYLAPKDYMKSLQQLDASLRDLWKVKPWNQ